From Camelina sativa cultivar DH55 chromosome 20, Cs, whole genome shotgun sequence, the proteins below share one genomic window:
- the LOC104769968 gene encoding octanoyltransferase-like — translation MRSPRTLEVWRLGTVNYLKSLKIQDKLVSERKSHQIPDTLLSLEHPPTYTLGKRRTDHNLLIPQSQLTKIGAELHYTQRGGDITFHGPHQAILYPIISLRSIGFGARNYVETLERSMIEFASMYGVRARAGNKCETGVWVGDRKIGAIGVRISCGITCHGLAFNIDPDLNYFEHIVPCGIADKEVTSLRRETDALLPKEEVIHKQLITCFAKAFSYDDVVWKEDPSFILDTKDDG, via the coding sequence ATGAGATCCCCTAGAACCTTGGAGGTTTGGAGGCTAGGCACTGTCAACTATTTGAAATCCCTTAAAATTCAAGATAAGTTAGTTTCCGAGAgaaaatcccatcaaattccaGATACCCTCCTCTCCCTTGAGCATCCACCAACTTACACACTCGGAAAACGCAGAACCGATCACAATCTACTGATCCCTCAATCTCAACTTACAAAAATTGGAGCTGAGCTTCATTATACTCAAAGAGGAGGAGACATCACATTCCATGGCCCTCATCAAGCCATCTTATATCCCATCATTTCTTTACGCAGCATCGGTTTTGGTGCTAGAAACTATGTGGAGACATTGGAGCGGTCAATGATCGAATTTGCTTCAATGTATGGCGTGAGAGCTCGTGCAGGAAACAAATGTGAGACTGGGGTTTGGGTCGGGGATAGAAAGATTGGTGCTATTGGGGTTAGGATATCTTGTGGAATCACTTGTCATGGTTTGGCCTTTAACATTGATCCTGATTTGAACTACTTTGAACACATTGTGCCTTGTGGGATTGCTGATAAGGAAGTTACATCTTTGAGAAGAGAGACGGATGCTCTGCTTCCGAAGGAAGAAGTGATTCATAAGCAGTTGATTACTTGCTTTGCCAAAGCGTTTTCTTATGATGATGTTGTGTGGAAGGAAGATCCCTCGTTCATTTTGGACACCAAAGATGACGGATAA
- the LOC104769967 gene encoding THO complex subunit 7A-like, whose protein sequence is MSVRARRIVSGRSETIAAANYAFDPLEDDKIIRNRLLTRTTTTRGEPPLKKLQKKFTSFVIELDKEEEEDNYSECDRLAKAFLQELSAFEIPLLKSQAVVAANLREKENFNEVRDETSRQIMQAQADIEVLKKQLEESKIERQHKEECEAIRKLISAQPPRSETEKAIHELKKEIAELEAENTASWRLLELRKKQFALLLHVVDELQETMEEEQKSMVEEMQRNMSEETTAGGAEAMSID, encoded by the exons ATGTCTGTGAGAGCTAGGAGGATTGTTTCTGGTAGGTCAGAGACTATAGCAGCAGCTAATTACGCATTTGATCCATTAGAAGAtgacaaaattataagaaataggCTTCTCACACGCACCACTACCACCAGAGGCGAACCTCCATTGAAGAAGCTTCAGAAAAAATTCACTTCTTTCGTTATCGAattagacaaagaagaagaagaagataactacAGTGAGTGCGATAGGCTAGCAAAAGCTTTCTTACAGGAGCTTTCTGCTTTTGAGATTCCTCTTCTTAAGAGCCAAGCGGTTGTTGCTGCTAATCTTAGGGAGAAAGAGAACTTCAACGAGGTTAGAGACGAGACGAGTAGGCAGATTATGCAGGCACAAGCTGATATTGAAGTTCTTAAGAAACAGCTTGAAGAGAGTAAAATAGAGAGACAGCATAAAGAGGAGTGTGAAGCTATTAGGAAACTTATCTCTGCGCAGCCACCGAGGTCAGAGACAGAGAAGGCTATACATGAattgaagaaggagattgctgaacTCGAGGCTGAGAATACAGCAAGCTGGAGACTTCTTGAGCTAAGGAAGAAGCAGTTTGCATTGTTGTTGCATGTG GTGGATGAGTTGCAGGAGACAATGGAGGAAGAACAGAAGAGTATGGTGGAAGAAATGCAGAGGAACATGTCCGAGGAAACAACTGCTGGTGGCGCTGAAGCCATGTCCATCGATTAG